In Agromyces archimandritae, one genomic interval encodes:
- a CDS encoding acyl-CoA carboxylase subunit epsilon — protein MAQITPPPRPQAGPGDIRIETDGLTPAEAAAVTAVTLAALDEQAEIARVAPPPPSGWELSRRMLRSPLHPGPGAWRASAW, from the coding sequence ATGGCGCAGATCACCCCGCCGCCCCGCCCGCAGGCCGGGCCCGGCGACATCCGCATCGAAACCGACGGCCTCACCCCTGCCGAGGCCGCAGCGGTCACCGCGGTGACCCTCGCCGCCCTCGACGAGCAGGCGGAGATCGCCCGCGTCGCCCCGCCACCCCCGAGCGGGTGGGAGCTTTCGCGGCGGATGCTGCGGAGCCCGCTGCACCCGGGACCGGGTGCCTGGCGGGCATCCGCCTGGTAG
- a CDS encoding acyl-CoA carboxylase subunit beta gives MNRVTEATPNDSAAAPELQTTAGKLADLKARYHEAVTASGEAAIAKQHAKGKMTARERIDTLLDPGSFVEYDEFVRHRTHAFGMEAKRPYGDAVVTGTGTVHGRQVAVFSQDFTIFGGSLGEVAGEKIIKMQELALKIGVPLIGILDSGGARIQEGVVALGKYGEIFRRNTAASGVIPQISIVMGPAAGGAVYSPALTDFVVMVDKSSHMFVTGPDVIKTVTGEEVGFEELGGALTHNKVSGVAHYLASDEADALDYVRTLLGFLPDNNLSDAPVYDSEVELEITDADRRLNTVIPDSPNQPYDMKQVIEGIVDHGDFLEVQPLFAPNIVIGFGRVEGRSVGIIANQPNAMAGTLNIDAGEKASRFVRFCDAFSIPILTLVDVPGYLPGTDQEWTGVIRRGAKLLYAYAEATVPLVTVITRKAYGGAYIVMGSKQLGADLNLAWPTAEIAVMGGQGAVNILYRGEIKRAEEAGEDVAAVRAKLASEYTYNVASPFLAAERGELDGVIEPAATRVSVVKALRSLRTKRASMPQKKHGNIPL, from the coding sequence GTGAACCGCGTGACCGAAGCGACCCCGAACGATTCAGCCGCCGCCCCCGAGCTGCAGACGACGGCGGGCAAGCTCGCCGACCTCAAGGCGAGGTACCACGAGGCCGTCACCGCCAGCGGCGAGGCCGCGATCGCCAAGCAGCACGCCAAGGGCAAGATGACCGCGCGCGAGCGCATCGACACTCTCCTCGACCCGGGCTCCTTCGTCGAGTACGACGAGTTCGTCCGCCACCGCACGCACGCCTTCGGCATGGAGGCCAAGCGCCCCTACGGCGATGCCGTCGTCACCGGCACCGGCACCGTGCACGGCCGGCAGGTCGCCGTCTTCAGCCAGGACTTCACGATCTTCGGCGGCTCGCTCGGCGAGGTCGCCGGCGAGAAGATCATCAAGATGCAGGAGCTCGCGCTGAAGATCGGGGTGCCCCTCATCGGCATCCTCGACTCGGGCGGCGCCCGCATCCAGGAGGGCGTGGTCGCACTCGGCAAGTACGGCGAGATCTTCCGCCGCAACACCGCCGCATCCGGCGTCATCCCGCAGATCTCGATCGTGATGGGCCCGGCTGCCGGCGGCGCCGTCTACTCCCCCGCCCTCACCGACTTCGTCGTCATGGTCGACAAGTCGAGCCACATGTTCGTCACCGGACCCGACGTCATCAAGACCGTCACGGGCGAAGAGGTCGGCTTCGAGGAGCTCGGCGGCGCCCTCACCCACAACAAGGTCTCCGGCGTCGCCCACTACCTCGCCAGCGACGAGGCCGACGCCCTGGACTACGTGCGAACCTTGCTCGGTTTCCTGCCCGACAACAACCTCTCCGACGCCCCCGTCTACGACAGCGAGGTCGAGCTGGAGATCACCGACGCCGACCGGCGGCTGAACACGGTCATCCCCGACTCGCCGAACCAGCCCTACGACATGAAGCAGGTCATCGAGGGCATCGTCGACCACGGCGACTTCCTCGAGGTGCAACCCTTGTTCGCCCCGAACATCGTCATCGGCTTCGGCCGCGTCGAGGGCCGTTCGGTCGGCATCATCGCCAACCAGCCGAATGCGATGGCCGGCACCCTGAACATCGACGCCGGCGAGAAGGCGAGCCGCTTCGTGCGTTTCTGCGACGCGTTCTCGATCCCGATCCTCACCCTCGTCGACGTGCCCGGCTACCTGCCCGGCACCGACCAGGAATGGACGGGCGTCATCCGTCGCGGCGCGAAGCTGCTCTACGCGTACGCCGAGGCGACCGTGCCCCTCGTCACCGTCATCACCCGCAAGGCCTACGGCGGCGCCTACATCGTCATGGGCTCCAAGCAGCTCGGCGCCGACCTCAACCTCGCCTGGCCGACCGCCGAGATCGCCGTCATGGGCGGGCAGGGCGCCGTCAACATCCTCTACCGCGGCGAGATCAAACGCGCCGAGGAGGCCGGCGAAGACGTCGCCGCCGTGCGGGCCAAGCTCGCCAGCGAGTACACCTACAACGTCGCCTCGCCGTTCCTGGCCGCCGAACGCGGCGAGCTGGACGGCGTCATCGAACCGGCCGCGACCCGCGTCTCGGTCGTGAAGGCGCTGCGCTCGCTCCGCACGAAGCGTGCGAGCATGCCGCAGAAGAAGCACGGCAACATCCCCCTGTAG
- a CDS encoding biotin--[acetyl-CoA-carboxylase] ligase: MQEPYGGFERSRREASRFEWRDEATSTNTELSALASGADAGAWPDGAVLVTDRQTAGRGRLGRRWLAPTGKTLAISVLLRPPASLPLDAYGWLPLLAGAAMTDAVRGAVDAALARTGAADDADAAAGLAPGAVETWLKWPNDVLVSGYKVCGILSELLPDARSVVVGAGLNLTLDEHDLPTLTSTSLLLATGVAPDADAVLADYLRGFRALVARLAEAGGDAIGSGLAADVVERCGTIGGGVRVELPDGTTLEGMAEGLDESGRILVRTRENDALQAVAAGDVTHLRYE; encoded by the coding sequence ATGCAGGAACCGTACGGGGGATTCGAACGGAGCCGCCGCGAGGCGAGCCGCTTCGAGTGGCGCGACGAGGCGACATCGACCAACACGGAGCTGTCGGCCCTGGCCTCGGGTGCGGATGCCGGTGCCTGGCCCGACGGGGCGGTGCTCGTCACCGACCGGCAGACGGCCGGCCGCGGGCGGCTCGGGCGCCGCTGGCTCGCCCCGACGGGCAAGACCCTCGCGATCTCGGTGCTGCTCCGCCCGCCGGCGAGCCTGCCCCTGGACGCCTACGGCTGGCTTCCGCTGCTCGCCGGGGCGGCGATGACGGATGCCGTGCGCGGCGCCGTGGATGCCGCGCTCGCCCGGACCGGCGCGGCCGACGACGCCGACGCGGCCGCCGGCCTCGCACCGGGCGCCGTGGAGACCTGGCTCAAGTGGCCGAACGACGTGCTCGTCTCGGGGTACAAGGTCTGCGGCATCCTCTCCGAACTGCTGCCCGACGCCCGCTCGGTCGTCGTGGGCGCCGGGCTGAACCTGACCCTCGACGAGCACGACCTCCCGACCCTCACCTCGACGTCGCTGCTCCTGGCGACCGGCGTCGCACCCGATGCCGATGCGGTGCTCGCCGACTACCTGCGGGGCTTCCGGGCGCTCGTCGCGCGGCTGGCCGAGGCCGGCGGCGACGCGATCGGCTCGGGCCTCGCCGCCGACGTCGTCGAACGCTGCGGCACCATCGGCGGCGGGGTACGCGTCGAACTGCCGGACGGCACGACCCTCGAAGGGATGGCGGAGGGCCTCGACGAGAGCGGGCGCATCCTGGTCCGCACCCGTGAGAACGACGCGCTCCAGGCTGTCGCCGCCGGCGACGTGACCCACCTGCGGTATGAATAG